One genomic segment of Streptomyces sp. RerS4 includes these proteins:
- a CDS encoding betaine/proline/choline family ABC transporter ATP-binding protein (Members of the family are the ATP-binding subunit of ABC transporters for substrates such as betaine, L-proline or other amino acids, choline, carnitine, etc. The substrate specificity is best determined from the substrate-binding subunit, rather than this subunit, as it interacts with the permease subunit and not with substrate directly.): MSTLQAEHVYKVFARRPDRLRDAVHALEGGKSRDELREEGTTAAVIDASFRVEPGRIFVVMGLSGSGKSTLLRMLNGLLEPTSGRVLFDGEDLTTLSARELRRVRSTRISMVFQHFALFPHRDVLANAAYGLEVQGVPRAERERRAAEALALCGLGGWENSWPDELSGGMQQRVGLARALATDAELLLMDESFSALDPLIRRDMQDQLLELQRTLRKTIVFITHDLGEAMRIGDTVAVMRDGRIVQQGTPEEILTRPADDYVASFVQDVDRSRVLTADAVMDEAPDTLAACGCPTVGADTPLAELCAVSARVPHPVFVTDEDGAVLGAVPQDRLVAFIGDEQRPPMACALPRPRAEVAL; the protein is encoded by the coding sequence GTGTCCACGCTCCAGGCCGAACACGTCTACAAGGTGTTCGCAAGACGACCCGATCGGCTGAGGGACGCGGTGCACGCGCTCGAAGGCGGCAAGAGCCGCGACGAGCTGCGCGAGGAGGGGACGACGGCGGCCGTCATCGACGCGTCCTTCCGCGTCGAGCCCGGCCGGATCTTCGTCGTCATGGGGCTGTCGGGCTCCGGCAAGTCCACCCTCCTGCGCATGCTCAACGGGCTGCTCGAACCCACCTCGGGCCGGGTCCTCTTCGACGGCGAGGACCTCACCACCCTGAGCGCGCGCGAGCTGCGCCGCGTACGGTCCACCCGTATCTCCATGGTGTTCCAGCACTTCGCGCTCTTCCCGCACCGCGACGTCCTCGCCAACGCCGCCTACGGTCTGGAGGTCCAGGGCGTCCCCCGGGCCGAGCGCGAACGCCGTGCCGCCGAGGCGCTGGCACTGTGCGGGCTCGGCGGCTGGGAGAACTCCTGGCCCGACGAACTCTCCGGCGGCATGCAACAACGCGTCGGTCTCGCCCGCGCGCTCGCCACCGACGCCGAACTGCTGCTCATGGACGAGTCCTTCAGCGCCCTGGACCCGCTGATCCGCCGCGACATGCAGGACCAGCTCCTGGAACTCCAGCGGACCCTGCGCAAGACCATCGTCTTCATCACCCACGACCTCGGCGAGGCCATGCGCATCGGCGACACCGTCGCCGTCATGCGCGACGGCCGCATCGTCCAGCAGGGCACCCCCGAGGAGATCCTCACCCGCCCCGCCGACGACTACGTCGCCTCCTTCGTCCAGGACGTCGACCGCTCGCGCGTCCTCACCGCCGACGCGGTCATGGACGAGGCCCCCGACACCCTCGCGGCCTGCGGCTGCCCCACCGTCGGCGCGGACACCCCGCTCGCCGAACTGTGCGCCGTCAGCGCCCGCGTCCCGCACCCGGTCTTCGTCACCGACGAGGACGGCGCCGTCCTGGGCGCCGTACCGCAGGACCGCCTCGTCGCCTTCATCGGGGACGAACAGCGGCCGCCGATGGCCTGCGCGCTCCCGCGCCCGCGCGCGGAGGTGGCGCTCTGA
- a CDS encoding GntR family transcriptional regulator — translation MPSPSRGGGPAAMPKYQRIAAALREELDHADRTSAGRLPSERVLAARYGVNRQTVRAALQLLRADGLVVTGRRGTRSAGAAEGPPRPTEHNAGASGVYAAPAVPTRSRLALVTVPPSLAALLGMSGGTPTLVHHQRAYGPAGETLQHAVTYFCPRLVAGTPELTPYLDRSSAARDEDLRPLHRWLERATARGRTAETITMTRTSRPGATPPACGLTVRRTLHAPSGRLLAVTDLAFPTWDRLTFHREPAAIGFRVT, via the coding sequence ATGCCCTCCCCTTCGCGGGGCGGCGGCCCGGCCGCCATGCCCAAGTACCAGCGGATCGCCGCAGCGCTGCGAGAAGAGCTCGACCACGCCGACCGCACCTCCGCCGGCAGACTCCCCTCGGAACGCGTCCTGGCCGCCCGCTACGGGGTCAACCGGCAGACCGTCCGCGCGGCCCTGCAACTCCTGCGCGCCGACGGGCTCGTCGTCACCGGCCGCCGGGGAACCCGATCCGCCGGCGCGGCCGAGGGCCCGCCGCGGCCGACGGAGCACAACGCCGGGGCTTCGGGCGTGTACGCCGCTCCGGCCGTGCCCACGCGCTCCCGGCTGGCCCTGGTCACCGTGCCGCCTTCGCTCGCCGCGCTGCTCGGGATGAGCGGTGGCACGCCGACCCTGGTCCACCACCAACGGGCGTACGGCCCGGCCGGCGAGACGCTCCAACACGCGGTGACGTACTTCTGCCCGCGCCTCGTCGCCGGGACCCCGGAACTGACGCCCTATCTCGACCGATCGTCGGCGGCCCGCGACGAGGACCTGCGGCCGCTGCACCGCTGGCTGGAGCGGGCGACGGCCCGGGGCCGCACCGCCGAGACCATCACCATGACCCGTACGAGCCGGCCGGGCGCGACGCCGCCCGCCTGCGGCCTGACCGTACGCCGCACCCTGCACGCCCCCTCCGGCCGGCTGCTCGCCGTCACGGACCTGGCCTTCCCCACCTGGGACCGCCTCACCTTCCACCGCGAACCGGCCGCGATCGGCTTCCGCGTCACCTGA
- a CDS encoding ABC transporter permease/substrate binding protein, with translation MPRLHLGTWVDGGVDFLQRHLSWLFDTVSAVVTALYDGVDAALSAPAPLLFAGILAVAAWWLRGLLAGLLAFAGFALVDSLGLWEEAMATLSLVLVSTLVTLVIAIPLGIRASRSERVSAALRPALDFMQTMPAMVYLIPGIIFFGVGVVPGIIATIIFSLPPGVRMTELGIRQVDAELVEAADAFGTTPRDTLVRVQLPLALPTIMAGVNQVIMLGLSMVVIAGMVGGGGLGGAVYRAIGSVDIGLGFEAGLSIVVLAMYLDRMTGALGRQVSPLGRRTLARARAAATGRTRLWNHRPAPAYAVTAAVVLALVAGGLSTFGGSGDRSHGAVGGADIGKGRTVSIGYIPWDEGIASTFLWKELLERKGFKVDARQLELGALFTGLAGGQVDFQTDAWLPVTQAQYWEKYGNKLDDLGAWYGPTSIELSVPSYMKDVRSLADLKGKGDRFKGRIIGIEPSAGAMSVLKEKVLKEYGLEGEYQVVDGSTPGMLAELQRAYAKQEPVVTVLWSPHWAYSSYELTKLEDPKGVWGKGDGIHTLARKGFAADEPEIAAWLRAFKLDEKQLTGLEAKIQQAGKGKEQQAVRAWLTDHPEVAELP, from the coding sequence ATGCCCCGTCTGCACCTCGGCACCTGGGTGGACGGCGGCGTCGACTTCCTCCAGCGTCACCTGTCCTGGCTCTTCGACACCGTCAGCGCCGTCGTCACCGCCCTCTACGACGGCGTCGACGCGGCCCTGTCCGCCCCCGCCCCGCTGCTCTTCGCCGGCATCCTCGCCGTCGCCGCCTGGTGGCTGCGCGGCCTTCTCGCGGGCCTGCTCGCCTTCGCCGGCTTCGCGCTCGTGGATTCCCTCGGCCTGTGGGAGGAGGCCATGGCCACCCTCTCCCTGGTCCTGGTCTCCACCCTCGTCACCCTGGTCATCGCGATCCCGCTGGGCATCCGCGCCTCCCGCTCCGAGCGGGTCAGCGCCGCCCTGCGGCCCGCCCTGGACTTCATGCAGACCATGCCGGCCATGGTCTACCTCATCCCCGGCATCATCTTCTTCGGCGTCGGCGTCGTCCCCGGCATCATCGCCACGATCATCTTCTCGCTGCCCCCCGGCGTACGGATGACCGAACTCGGCATCCGCCAGGTCGACGCCGAACTGGTCGAGGCCGCCGACGCCTTCGGCACGACCCCGCGCGACACCCTCGTACGCGTCCAGCTCCCGCTGGCCCTGCCCACGATCATGGCGGGCGTCAACCAGGTCATCATGCTCGGCCTGTCCATGGTCGTCATCGCCGGCATGGTCGGCGGCGGCGGCCTCGGCGGCGCCGTCTACCGGGCCATCGGCAGTGTGGACATCGGCCTCGGCTTCGAGGCCGGCCTGTCCATCGTGGTCCTCGCCATGTACCTGGACCGCATGACCGGCGCCCTCGGCCGCCAGGTCTCCCCGCTCGGTCGCCGCACCCTGGCACGGGCCCGCGCCGCCGCGACCGGCCGGACCAGGCTGTGGAACCACCGGCCCGCTCCCGCCTACGCCGTCACCGCCGCCGTCGTCCTCGCCCTCGTCGCCGGCGGCCTGAGCACCTTCGGCGGCTCCGGCGACCGCTCGCACGGCGCGGTCGGCGGCGCGGACATCGGCAAGGGCCGCACCGTCAGCATCGGCTACATCCCCTGGGACGAGGGCATCGCCTCGACCTTCCTGTGGAAGGAACTGCTGGAGCGCAAGGGCTTCAAGGTCGACGCCCGCCAACTGGAGCTCGGCGCGCTCTTCACCGGACTCGCCGGCGGCCAGGTCGACTTCCAGACCGACGCCTGGCTGCCCGTCACCCAGGCCCAGTACTGGGAGAAGTACGGGAACAAGCTGGACGACCTCGGCGCCTGGTACGGCCCCACCTCCATCGAGCTGTCCGTGCCCTCGTACATGAAGGACGTCCGCTCCCTCGCCGACCTCAAGGGCAAGGGCGACCGCTTCAAGGGCCGGATCATCGGCATCGAACCCAGCGCCGGCGCCATGTCCGTGCTGAAGGAGAAGGTGCTGAAGGAGTACGGCCTCGAAGGCGAGTACCAGGTCGTCGACGGCTCCACGCCCGGCATGCTCGCCGAACTCCAGCGGGCCTACGCCAAGCAGGAACCCGTCGTCACCGTCCTGTGGTCCCCGCACTGGGCGTACTCCTCCTACGAGCTGACCAAGCTGGAGGACCCCAAGGGCGTCTGGGGCAAGGGCGACGGCATCCACACCCTCGCCCGCAAGGGCTTCGCCGCCGACGAGCCCGAGATCGCCGCCTGGCTGCGTGCCTTCAAGCTGGACGAGAAGCAGCTCACCGGCCTGGAAGCGAAGATCCAGCAGGCCGGCAAGGGCAAGGAACAGCAGGCCGTCCGCGCCTGGCTGACCGATCACCCGGAGGTCGCCGAGCTGCCGTGA
- a CDS encoding winged helix-turn-helix domain-containing protein — protein MGSTPRRQNWTFLTNHARVLVTIARDPAVRLRDVAVVCGLTERTVQAIVTDLESDGYLRRVRDGRRNRYEISAGAVFRHPAEAGVQVAGLLALLTGAPAAERLQETTERLQETSVTGS, from the coding sequence ATGGGGAGTACACCACGCAGACAAAACTGGACATTTCTTACCAATCATGCCCGAGTCCTCGTGACGATCGCGCGGGACCCGGCCGTGCGGCTGAGGGACGTCGCGGTGGTGTGCGGACTCACCGAGCGGACGGTGCAGGCGATCGTGACCGACCTGGAGTCGGACGGGTACCTGCGGCGCGTGCGCGACGGCCGGCGCAACCGCTACGAGATCTCGGCGGGCGCCGTCTTCCGGCACCCCGCCGAGGCGGGCGTCCAGGTGGCCGGACTCCTCGCCCTCCTGACCGGCGCCCCCGCCGCCGAGCGGCTTCAGGAGACCACCGAGCGCCTACAGGAGACCTCGGTCACGGGCTCGTGA
- a CDS encoding SigB/SigF/SigG family RNA polymerase sigma factor translates to MPVSAHHSHTVDPHTPAGPTPDSRAAALPGPRRTAEDAARRAGLPRIDEPREMAPADARELSKVFFRRLRALQEGTPEYQYVRNTLIEMNASLVQYAVRRFRTRGEGGDIEDIVQVGTIGLIKAIDRFDPARENEFSTLAMPYITGEIKRHFRDTTWAVRVPRRLQELRIDIAKAKEELTVRLDRSPTVADLAAHLDLTDEEVIEGLVAANGHTSGSLDAPHGDHGDGSAEGHTLAEVMGEEEPALELVEDVQTLAPLLERLTDRERRMLSMRFGEELTQAQIGAELGISQMQVSRLLTRLLAHLRASMLEDEQPPSA, encoded by the coding sequence ATGCCGGTCTCCGCCCACCACTCCCATACCGTCGACCCCCACACCCCCGCAGGCCCCACCCCCGACTCCCGCGCCGCCGCCCTGCCCGGCCCCCGGCGCACCGCCGAGGACGCCGCCCGGCGCGCGGGGCTGCCCCGGATCGACGAGCCCCGGGAAATGGCCCCCGCGGACGCCCGTGAGCTGTCGAAGGTCTTCTTCCGGCGCCTGCGCGCGCTTCAGGAGGGCACGCCGGAGTACCAGTACGTCCGCAACACGCTCATCGAGATGAACGCCTCACTCGTCCAGTACGCCGTCCGCCGCTTCCGCACCCGCGGCGAGGGCGGCGACATCGAGGACATCGTGCAGGTCGGCACCATCGGCCTGATCAAGGCCATAGACCGGTTCGACCCGGCCCGCGAGAACGAGTTCTCCACCCTCGCGATGCCCTACATCACCGGCGAGATCAAGCGTCACTTCCGCGACACCACCTGGGCCGTCCGCGTCCCGCGCCGGCTCCAGGAGCTGCGCATCGACATCGCCAAGGCGAAGGAGGAGCTGACGGTCCGGCTCGACCGCTCGCCGACCGTCGCCGACCTCGCCGCCCACCTCGACCTCACCGACGAGGAGGTCATAGAGGGTCTCGTCGCCGCCAACGGCCACACCAGCGGCTCCCTCGACGCCCCGCACGGCGACCACGGCGACGGAAGTGCCGAAGGTCACACCCTCGCCGAGGTCATGGGCGAGGAGGAACCCGCACTGGAGCTCGTCGAGGACGTCCAGACCCTGGCCCCGCTGCTCGAACGGCTCACCGATCGCGAGCGCCGCATGCTGTCGATGCGCTTCGGCGAGGAGCTGACCCAGGCGCAGATCGGCGCCGAGCTCGGCATCTCCCAGATGCAGGTCTCGCGCCTGCTGACCCGCCTCCTGGCCCACCTGCGGGCTTCCATGCTGGAGGACGAGCAGCCGCCCTCGGCGTAG
- a CDS encoding IucA/IucC family protein — translation MDRMEPVHPHADADAHAAAPLLNCLLREAADAEGDGETYRLRASGRLLRVGGGRRPTRAHLRARDGQWRRLGHRDLVALVADELLRSTGVPNDELPGEITDSRDAVAALLTARAAATPPVDPYVLSEQALVMGHPHHPAPKARGGAPAKSWLPYAPEAHARFPLELLALREDQTVEEGGRAAADAVDALAGILDGPRPPAGYVLLPAHPWQLDLVAGRPEIGEAFADGRLLRLGPTRLPVWPTASVRTVYAPDAGADLFAKFSLDVRITNDIRRLWRHDLLKLRRTDAAVVAAFADLRRRTGSSALWLADRGYRTARFAFEELAVLVRDGLRAGTVAGATPLLAAALAEGFPGNPAADAADPAAWWRAYLRHVVPPVLDLFARHGIVLEAHLQNCLVAVDDRGLPVQALFRDAEGVKLPGDMPREAAWQRLVYCLVVNHLAEVAGALTQWHPHTAELVWPAVREEFLRYDRTYGLPEIAGLLRSPSLPAKTNLLLRWTRADGADARYLPLPNPLRGPAAP, via the coding sequence ATGGACCGAATGGAACCCGTGCATCCCCACGCCGACGCCGATGCCCACGCCGCCGCCCCCCTGCTGAACTGTCTGCTGCGGGAGGCGGCGGACGCCGAGGGGGACGGGGAGACGTACCGACTGCGCGCCAGCGGCCGCCTGCTGCGGGTCGGTGGCGGCCGCCGCCCCACGCGGGCGCACCTGCGTGCGCGGGACGGGCAGTGGCGGCGGCTCGGTCACCGCGATCTGGTCGCCCTCGTCGCCGACGAACTGCTGCGGTCCACCGGCGTCCCCAACGACGAGCTGCCCGGCGAGATCACCGACAGTCGGGACGCCGTCGCCGCGCTGCTCACCGCGCGGGCCGCCGCCACGCCGCCCGTCGACCCGTACGTCCTGTCCGAACAGGCCCTCGTCATGGGACATCCGCACCACCCCGCGCCCAAGGCCCGGGGCGGCGCGCCCGCCAAGAGCTGGCTGCCGTACGCCCCCGAGGCCCACGCCCGGTTCCCGCTGGAGCTGCTCGCGCTGCGCGAGGACCAGACCGTCGAGGAGGGCGGCCGGGCCGCCGCCGACGCCGTCGACGCGCTCGCCGGGATCCTCGACGGCCCCCGCCCGCCCGCCGGATACGTTCTGCTGCCGGCCCACCCCTGGCAGCTCGACCTGGTCGCCGGGCGCCCGGAGATCGGCGAGGCCTTCGCGGACGGCCGACTGCTGCGGCTGGGCCCGACCCGACTGCCGGTGTGGCCGACCGCCTCCGTGCGGACCGTGTACGCGCCGGACGCGGGCGCCGACCTGTTCGCCAAGTTCAGCCTCGACGTACGGATCACCAACGACATCCGCCGGCTGTGGCGGCACGACCTGCTCAAGCTGCGGCGCACCGACGCCGCCGTCGTCGCGGCCTTCGCCGACCTGAGGCGGCGTACCGGATCGTCGGCGCTCTGGCTCGCCGACCGCGGGTACCGCACCGCGCGCTTCGCCTTCGAGGAGCTCGCCGTCCTGGTCCGCGACGGGCTGCGCGCCGGTACCGTCGCCGGGGCGACGCCGCTGCTGGCCGCCGCGCTCGCCGAGGGGTTCCCCGGCAATCCGGCGGCGGACGCCGCCGACCCGGCCGCGTGGTGGCGGGCGTACCTGCGTCACGTCGTCCCTCCGGTGCTCGACCTGTTCGCCCGGCACGGGATCGTGCTGGAGGCCCACCTCCAGAACTGCCTGGTCGCGGTCGACGACCGGGGGCTGCCGGTGCAGGCCCTCTTCCGCGACGCGGAAGGGGTCAAACTGCCCGGGGACATGCCGCGCGAGGCCGCCTGGCAGCGCCTCGTGTACTGCCTGGTGGTCAACCACCTCGCGGAGGTCGCGGGCGCCCTGACGCAGTGGCACCCGCACACGGCCGAGCTGGTGTGGCCGGCCGTGCGGGAGGAGTTCCTGCGCTACGACCGGACGTACGGCCTGCCGGAGATCGCCGGGCTGCTGCGCTCCCCGTCGCTTCCGGCCAAGACCAACCTGCTGCTGCGGTGGACCCGGGCGGACGGCGCGGACGCCCGCTACCTGCCGCTGCCCAACCCGCTGCGCGGCCCGGCCGCCCCCTGA